The following are encoded in a window of Thermoanaerobaculia bacterium genomic DNA:
- the coaE gene encoding dephospho-CoA kinase (Dephospho-CoA kinase (CoaE) performs the final step in coenzyme A biosynthesis.), with translation MIRIGLTGGIASGKSAAAKILHECGAEVFDADRIVADLYVPGGEGAKAVERLFGREMLDAGGAVSKAKLGKLAFEDPEARRRLEAAIHPLVIAEIRRRFGDAERSGAAIAVAEASQILDGGYGREFDRVVLLVAPRSARLARAEARGISRGETERRIAAQIPEEDARRKADDVIENTGTVEELRKKVEALYREWVRTGG, from the coding sequence GTGATCCGGATCGGGCTGACCGGCGGGATCGCGTCGGGGAAGTCCGCGGCCGCGAAGATACTGCACGAATGCGGGGCGGAGGTCTTCGACGCGGACCGCATCGTGGCGGACCTCTACGTTCCGGGCGGCGAAGGCGCGAAAGCCGTCGAACGGCTCTTCGGGCGGGAGATGCTCGACGCGGGCGGAGCGGTTTCGAAAGCGAAGCTCGGAAAGCTCGCCTTCGAAGATCCCGAAGCGAGGCGACGCCTGGAGGCCGCGATCCATCCCCTCGTCATCGCGGAGATCCGGCGCCGCTTCGGGGACGCCGAGCGCTCCGGCGCGGCCATCGCGGTCGCGGAAGCTTCCCAGATCCTCGACGGGGGCTACGGGCGGGAGTTCGACCGGGTCGTCCTTCTCGTCGCGCCTCGATCGGCGCGCCTCGCTCGCGCCGAGGCCCGAGGAATTTCGCGCGGCGAAACAGAACGGCGGATCGCGGCGCAGATTCCCGAGGAGGATGCCCGCCGAAAAGCGGACGACGTCATCGAGAATACCGGGACGGTCGAGGAACTGCGGAAGAAGGTGGAAGCGCTGTACCGGGAGTGGGTCAGAACCGGGGGGTGA
- a CDS encoding aldo/keto reductase, whose protein sequence is MIEGRATGEGTETFARRSPAAAGHFRETAGGLRLSSIGLGTYLGEEDDATDRGFEESIAVALSLGVNVIDTAVNYRGQRSERAVGRAVAAAIEEGAAAREEIFVATKGGFLPYDGEDARPPEIQAGAAFFDTGILSAPDVAAGCHAMSPQFLGEMIEWSRKNLGLSTIDLYYLHNPETQLQAVPREAFAGRLRRAIEVLEKAAQEGRIGSWGVATWDALRVPPSHPAHLSLAEIAAAARDVAGDAHHFAAVQAPVNLAMPQAIAYPSQRSRGRKAPLAAAAANLGLALFSSASILQGRLVEADLPPEVDALFSEIPQGAERALQLPRSAAGVTSALVGVSNPEHARDTFRLALLPPADPDAIARLFAA, encoded by the coding sequence GTGATCGAGGGTCGCGCCACGGGCGAGGGAACCGAAACTTTCGCGCGCCGTTCGCCCGCCGCGGCGGGACATTTCCGGGAGACGGCCGGAGGCCTTCGGCTCTCTTCGATCGGGCTCGGGACGTATCTCGGCGAGGAGGACGACGCGACCGACCGCGGGTTCGAAGAGTCGATCGCCGTCGCGCTCTCTCTCGGGGTCAACGTCATCGACACCGCGGTCAACTACCGCGGGCAGCGCAGCGAGCGCGCCGTCGGCCGGGCCGTCGCGGCGGCGATCGAAGAGGGAGCGGCGGCGCGCGAGGAGATCTTCGTCGCGACGAAGGGCGGCTTCCTCCCGTACGACGGCGAGGACGCGCGGCCTCCGGAGATCCAGGCCGGCGCCGCGTTCTTCGACACCGGGATCCTCTCGGCGCCCGACGTCGCCGCCGGATGCCACGCGATGTCGCCGCAGTTCCTCGGCGAGATGATCGAGTGGAGCCGGAAGAACCTCGGTCTCTCGACGATCGACCTCTACTACCTCCACAATCCGGAGACCCAGCTCCAGGCCGTCCCGCGCGAGGCCTTCGCCGGGAGGCTGCGCCGCGCGATCGAGGTTCTCGAGAAGGCCGCGCAGGAAGGAAGGATCGGGTCCTGGGGCGTGGCCACGTGGGACGCGCTCCGCGTCCCGCCGTCCCACCCGGCGCACCTCTCGCTCGCCGAGATCGCCGCGGCGGCGCGCGACGTCGCGGGCGACGCTCATCACTTCGCGGCCGTCCAGGCGCCCGTCAATCTCGCGATGCCCCAGGCGATCGCCTACCCTTCGCAGCGCTCCCGCGGGCGGAAGGCGCCGCTCGCCGCTGCCGCCGCCAACCTGGGGCTCGCCCTCTTCTCGTCCGCGTCGATCCTGCAAGGGCGGCTGGTCGAGGCGGACCTCCCTCCGGAGGTCGACGCGCTCTTCTCCGAGATCCCCCAGGGAGCGGAGCGGGCGCTCCAGCTCCCCCGCTCGGCGGCGGGCGTGACGTCGGCGCTCGTCGGCGTCTCGAACCCGGAGCACGCCCGCGACACGTTCCGGCTGGCGCTCCTCCCGCCGGCGGATCCGGACGCCATCGCCCGCCTGTTCGCGGCCTGA
- the rdgB gene encoding RdgB/HAM1 family non-canonical purine NTP pyrophosphatase yields MRILLVTSSAGKAREASEILGSEVERADLELPEIQAATIEDVAREKAREAFRRLERACVVEDSALGFSAWGGLPGPYVKWFERLAGLEALCRSLDGFRDRGAAATCVLAFRSETEQLTAIGRIDGAIAERPRGNGGFGWDAIFVPEGEVRTFAEMSAAEKNAISHRRRAWEELRRKIRLWQEGR; encoded by the coding sequence ATGCGCATCCTGCTCGTCACCAGCTCCGCCGGCAAGGCCCGCGAGGCGTCAGAGATCCTCGGCTCCGAGGTCGAGCGCGCCGATCTCGAGCTGCCGGAAATCCAGGCCGCGACGATCGAGGATGTCGCGCGCGAGAAGGCGCGCGAGGCGTTCCGCCGGCTCGAGCGCGCCTGCGTCGTCGAAGACTCGGCCCTCGGCTTCTCCGCCTGGGGCGGTCTCCCGGGCCCATACGTCAAGTGGTTCGAGAGGCTCGCCGGCCTCGAGGCGCTGTGCCGGTCGCTCGACGGGTTCCGCGACCGAGGGGCGGCGGCGACCTGCGTCCTCGCCTTCCGGTCCGAAACGGAGCAGCTGACGGCGATCGGAAGGATCGACGGCGCGATCGCCGAGAGGCCGCGCGGAAACGGGGGCTTCGGATGGGACGCGATTTTCGTCCCCGAAGGGGAGGTGCGGACGTTCGCCGAGATGAGCGCCGCCGAGAAGAACGCGATCTCGCACCGGCGGCGGGCGTGGGAGGAGCTCCGGCGGAAGATCCGATTGTGGCAAGAAGGAAGGTAG